The following proteins come from a genomic window of Lycium ferocissimum isolate CSIRO_LF1 chromosome 4, AGI_CSIRO_Lferr_CH_V1, whole genome shotgun sequence:
- the LOC132053322 gene encoding allene oxide synthase 3-like produces the protein MDSTIDSSVSKLPMKEIPGDYGLPFFGAIKDRYDFHYNQGNDEFFRSRMKKHGSTVFRSNVPPGPFNAPNSKVIVLVDAASYPILFDNSQVDKDSRFEGTYMSSPTFNGGYKVCAFLDTTNPKHSTLKGLFLSTLARLKDKVIPLFTSSISGVFTNLEKELSEKGTSEFNPLSDKLSFEFTFEFFCGGKSPTDTSLGDNGSKSVDKWVFFQLAPLISLGLKFVPNFLEDLVLHTFPLPYCLVKSDHQKIYNAFYKNMGSILDEAEKLGLKRDEACYNFVFLAGFNSYGGMKVFFPSLIKWIGSAGPSLHSRLAKEIRAAVKEAGGVTISALEKMTLVKSVVYETLRMDPPVAYQCAKARKNIIISNHDASFLIKKDELIFGYQPLAMKDPRVFKNPEEFNADRFVGASEALLKYVYWSNGRETVDPTMTDKQCPGKDLIVLLGRLLVVEFFLRYDTFEIEFAKFLLGSKVTFKSVTKATS, from the coding sequence ATGGATAGTACCATTGATTCTTCAGTTTCAAAGCTTCCTATGAAAGAAATCCCAGGTGATTATGGcctccctttcttcggggcaaTAAAGGATCGTTATGATTTCCATTACAACCAAGGCAACGATGAATTCTTTAGGTCTCGCATGAAAAAGCATGGATCCACTGTCTTTAGAAGCAACGTCCCTCCTGGTCCATTCAATGCTCCCAACTCCAAAGTCATTGTCCTTGTGGATGCTGCTAGTTATCCCATCCTCTTTGACAACTCCCAAGTTGATAAAGATTCCCGCTTTGAAGGCACTTACATGTCCTCCCCTACTTTCAATGGGGGTTATAAGGTTTGTGCTTTTCTTGACACTACTAATCCCAAACACTCTACATTAAAAGGCCTTTTCTTGTCCACACTAGCTAGGTTGAAGGACAAAGTCATCCCTTTATTTACTAGCTCAATTTCCGGGGTGTTTACTAACCTTGAGAAAGAACTGTCCGAGAAAGGAACATCAGAATTCAACCCCCTTAGTGATAAACTGTCATTTGAATTCACCTTTGAGTTTTTCTGCGGGGGAAAAAGTCCAACTGATACAAGCCTTGGTGATAATGGATCAAAATCTGTAGACAAGTGGGTGTTCTTTCAGCTAGCTCCATTGATTTCACTAGGCCTCAAATTTGTACCAAACTTCCTTGAAGATCTCGTTCTGCATACTTTTCCTCTACCATATTGCCTTGTAAAATCTGACCATCAGAAAATATATAATGCCTTTTACAAAAACATGGGGTCTATTTTAGATGAAGCTGAGAAGCTTGGACTGAAAAGAGATGAAGCATGCTATAACTTTGTTTTTCTAGCAGGATTCAATTCATATGGCGGTATGAAAGTGTTCTTCCCATCTTTAATCAAGTGGATTGGATCAGCAGGACCGAGTTTACACAGTCGGCTCGCCAAAGAAATCAGAGCCGCTGTTAAAGAAGCAGGAGGGGTCACTATTTCAGCACTAGAGAAGATGACGTTGGTTAAGTCTGTGGTGTATGAGACATTAAGAATGGACCCTCCAGTTGCATACCAATGTGCCAAGGCCAGAAAAAATATAATCATCAGTAATCACGATGCATCATTCTTGATCAAGAAAGATGAATTGATTTTTGGGTATCAGCCACTGGCCATGAAGGACCCCAGAGTTTTTAAGAACCCAGAGGAGTTTAATGCAGATAGATTTGTGGGAGCTAGTGAGGCATTGCTCAAGTACGTCTACTGGTCAAATGGTAGGGAGACGGTTGATCCAACTATGACTGATAAACAATGTCCTGGCAAAGATTTGATAGTGTTATTAGGCAGGCTATTGGTGGTGGAGTTTTTCCTGCGTTATGATACTTTTGAAATTGAATTTGCAAAGTTTTTGCTTGGTTCAAAGGTGACTTTCAAGTCAGTAACCAAGGCAACATCATGA
- the LOC132054111 gene encoding uncharacterized protein LOC132054111: protein MSWRRLTYNNSRSPKWLFLVTLATQGRLCTKDKLFKWGITEDLNWPLCMQAEETVDHLFFSCHVAAQLWKVFLVWQGINRDPVEWKEDVLWMLNCCRNKNVVATTYKMFLAAAVYFAWQERNKIVFQKTRRQPELILAE, encoded by the exons ATGTCATGGAGAAGATTGACTTATAACAATTCAAGATCTCCCAAATGGTTGTTCTTAGTGACTTTAGCAACACAAGGAAGGCTATGTACCAAAGACAAGTTGTTCAAGTGGGGCATTACTGAAGATCTTAACTGGCCATTATGTATGCAGGCTGAAGAAACAGTTGATCACTTGTTTTTCTCATGTCATGTAGCTGCACAATTATGGAAAGTTTTTTTGGTGTGGCAGGGAATTAACAGAGATCCAGTAGAGTGGAAGGAAGACGTTCTGTGGATGCTAAACTGTTGCAGAAATAAAAATGTTGTAGCCACTACATACAAAATGTTCTTAGCTGCAGCAGTTTATTTTGCGTGGCAGGAAAGAAACAAGATAGTTTTCCAGAAGACCAGAAGGCAGCCTGAGTTGATT TTAGCTGAGTAA